The stretch of DNA GCGCTCGAGAGAATAaaggcggagaaggaagcagagCTGAGCAAAACGGAGAGTGCGGCGGAAGGGGCAGAGAATGCAACGGGGGGGTCAGCGCCAGGGGCTGGGGAGAGCAGATAGAGGCAGTTTATGAGGAATGTTTTTGGGCTGGTGTGTATGGATCCACTTCTCTTGAGCGAAATCCAAATTTTTATTTCGTAACGACCGTGATGACACGATACCTGCTGATCTAGGATGAGTGTAGTTAGCTCATAATCCTTGAAAATCCGTTCAGCGTTTAGTGAAGTTTTGTTTTGCAAGATTGACATACAACGCTACTTGCTACAACAAAACAGTTGTCGATTGGGTATTAGGTGGAAAATGGGAAGCCATCAAGGTTCTTCAGTGTCGGAGATTGAGCTAATGGGGGGAGTGATTCGTGTGGTGATAACAGACCACGGTGATGGTTTTAAACAGCCTGAGACAACACCTGACCTAACGAGTCGAGCTGGACGGGATTGGGGACCGACAAGGTCGAAGACCCTAATTACGATGCTCGACACGAACGGTTCAGTTGCTTTTTGACAGTATGTGCCATGTATCCATGCTAGGAACCCAAATACAATTGTATGGATagcaaaaggaaaataaaaGTAGATAACAATGCTAAAGTCTATGCCATAATGTACGTGTGCCAAAACCTCATGAAAATAACTACACAAGAGAAAGATAATTTAGCGATATCTAGGATGGGATTTCGTCAAGAAAGAAATAATAAGCGTAAAGGTTTCACAATGCAAACATGCCCGATACGTAGGGGCCCCCGTCTTGCCTACATCTTTCTCCGTCTCGCCTacatcctcctccgtccCCTATCCTTCACCCCCTGCACTCGGGATTTATTTAGTACTTTGATCTCACCTATCTGTCCTTTCCCGATCCGCCATAACCTCTTATTTGCCTCCCTCCAACTTCATCCGCATCCGCCAATGGCCCCAGGGGCCCATATCCTCCGCCCCTCGCGCTCGTTGCTGCTCCGACTCCGGCTCCACCACcgctccttttcttcgcaTGTCCGACTCCATGCGGCCTACTTTCCACACTGGAACTTACACTCCCCCCGCTGTGTGGCATCTGTGCGTCTAGATCGTTCGTGTCTTGCCTGTCTATTGAGACATATTCGCCACCCGCATGCCTACCGGCGCCAGCAAAATGAGGACTAGAGCGAGCGGAATTAGGCCCGGAGCCAAAGCTGGGAAAGTCGATAAGATTGAGACGAGGCTGAGGAGCATTGTAATCGTGTTGATGTCTGCGTACAGGCGAAGAGGCATTGGCAAGCGTACGGGATATaggtggcggtggaggttgtGCATGGGgccgaggatgagagagagtAGGATAGGTTGATTGCGATTGGGGATCGTCGTCGAAACCAGAGTCGAGGATAGCAgccatctcatccatcccAAGTGTCTCGCCGTTGATATTGCTCACAGGATTGTCGGTAGGAGGAAGCGAGATAGGTGGCGGAGGGAATGCGGGGTTATGTTCGTTGTACTATCGCATTATTTCGTCAGTAATgtcgaaaaaaaagaaggcagaAACGGAATACTGACCCCACCGACTTCTCCGCCCCACATATCTTCCTCACTACTATACAAACTCCCATTATCACTATCATACTCGCTCCTCGCCCAGGGCCTTTcccccattcccatccctgGAAGATCCCCACCGAGCCTAGGATCTCCATGGAACCCGGCTCCAAACtgcctctccatctccttcctccgcctctcCTCTCGGCGAAGTTTGCGAAGTCGTGATTTCTCCCAGTCTTCCCATCGGCGAAGAGGGATGGTTGTACCGTTAAACACGGCGGTGGCGTCGTCATGCCCCTTAGATCGGATTTCGCCTTCCACTCGACTGGGAGGAATGGGGTTCCGAATGTTAGCCAAGTGCGCAGAAGAGGCTTTATGAACTTACCGAGTTTCTCCCCATGAAAAATCATCAAAATGCCAAAACGAGTACACTGGCAAAACGAAATTCCATATCGGTAACGCCAAGAGATAAACCAGCATCCATGCCACATACACCACTTTTCTCGTCGTaatcaaaatcaaaatcGCCGGCAAGCCCAACACGATCGCCAACAACATCAGCGGGATCGCCTCTTCAAACGATCTCGGCGGTGTGATGATAGAGTTCACAATAAGCGCAAACGTAAGGCAGATCGCTACGGGCAAAACGACCGTTCCCACAAGGTCCATAAAGACGACGAATTGCATCGAGAAGCAAAACGTGCCACATAGATCGCGGACGCGCACGAGTTCCATGAGGTTATGAACGGTGGAGTTGATCCATCGGCGACgctgggagagaaggacggAGAACGTATCTGGCGCGACGGTACGACATCGTGCTTGCGGGAGAAAAATATTTTTGCGACGGGGAAACGTGCGGAGCATGATAGTTGACAGGAAACGGTCTTCACCTAGGAGTAACAAATTTTTCTGATGTAGAGTCTCCACCTCGGACTGCGAGTACTCATTCACAATCTCCGGTTTGACCAGGATCGGTACCCAGTCATtatctccatctttccgGGCTTTGATCCGGTACATACTAAAACAACCCGGTAGACAGGTGACACCTCCAAAAACAGATTCGAAAGCCTTGACATGATGGTGCGAGATAAAGTATTCGAATACTTGGATGGCGGTGACCCATGATTGGCGTTTGTTAGCGATCCGGGTTTCGCCGCAGACACCCATGATCATGTTGTCGTGATGCATGCAGTTGACGAGGTGTTTCAGCGAGTCGGGGTAAATTCGGGTATCTGCATCAACCTGTTTTGACGAGTCAACAATCTAACTTTCCGACGTTGCGTTGGGACTTGACTTTGGCCTTACCATCAAGACGGCCTCGAAATAATCCGGCGTCACACCCATCAACGTCCAAATCTTTCTAAACAAATCAAAATCCAGCGGTGTCATTCTATCGTTATACGTAACTCTTGAGAAAAAATTCATCAAAATAAGCTGTGAATCTCGTTTTCCTCTATTGCCTGGTTTTTTCTCGGTGGCTTCTTGAGGCATACCGCATTTGACAACTATGATGGTTGGTGTGCGATGGCCGTTTCGAGATACTAAAAGCTATTGGTCAGCATAACCACCGAACGGTGAAAGGGGATGAGGGGACGAAGGTATGACGAAAAAATAAGAATAGGGATAGAATAGGGATAGAGGTGAACTAACCATAATGCCCAGCATAAACCATCGCTCtattctccctcttccgtCCACTGCCGACTGCCTCATACCCCATTGGCACCGGATTCCCAAACCTCCCATCCGCATCCAACATCCCCACGCACACATCAGGTGTacttctcttttcccccTGTCCCGTGATCATCCCATCACACACCACCCATATCAGTTTCCGCCTGTCCGAGTAATTGGTGGAGGCGATGGATTCGAGGGTGCCGCGAATAGAGGAAGGGCCTTCAGAGTAGCAGGTGACGAGGCAGACTGTGAATAGTTCGGGACCGATTTGGGAGAGTGTGATGAGTGGGGCGTTGGATTGGAaatgggaaggggaagggagcGGGCTGAGGNNNNNNNNNNNNNNNNNNNNNNNNNNNNNNNNNNNNNNNNNNNNNNNNNNNNNNNNNNNNNNNNNNNNNNNNNNNNNNNNNNNNNNNNNNNNNNNNNNNNTCCCCCCCTcgccccccctcccccagCCCAAGGAGCAGCCCCCAATTTGTTGTTTACGCTGACATTTGCTCCCTCCGGCATGATCGTCGGGTTtattccttttctccccaactccttctccgtCACCGGCTTCACCAATTTCTCCGACAAAAACCAATTAAAAACGCACGCCATCGCAAACCTCGCCAACACCACCGCTAGGATCACCACAAGCGATACGTACAGAAAAAGGCTGGCGACGAAACATCCGGGGGTGATTTTATCTATTCGGCCGGCGACGTACCGCGCTTTCATACAGCCAACAGCATCCTGGGGGACTTGacggttgaagaagagacgggTAGCGTCTTTACCTGAGCCGGTTTGGTTATTGAGGACGTGACGGATGATACTATCGACTTCGTCTCCTTCGACGGCAGAagggttggaagagaggtaAGGAGACATGTTGAGGACGTAACCGTCGATGACCATGTAATTTTCGAGTTTAGCGACTTGGTCCCAGCTGTAGCCTTCCAAGAGCGAAGTATTCTGGATTTGGAGACCGTCGAATGTCTCTTGAGACATGGTAGATAATACACAGCTTGTATTacttgatgatgaagtAGAGTTGCAGAAGGCACCCGAAGCGTATGCAAGCGAGGATGTACATGCCGGATAGTCAGAGACGCTTCGAGTGAAAAGGTCGGTGATGTCTTGGCCGGGCATTTGGTTTGCGAGGGAGTAAAAATCGACATTGGATTGTGTAATTGAGGTTGAAATGTTGAATGCCCAGCCAGATATGCTCAGTGTCACTAGGATCGTGAAAATTTAGCTTGTACTCAATCCGCAAAGATAGCTTGACTTACTATTGGTATCGCCTAGACGCTGATACATGCTCTGATTCTGCTGATCGGCAGGGCACAGCGCCCGCTGTAAACCCATCGTCACAAACCCTACCACCCCACCCATAAGTACCGCTATCCAACATAATGcaatcttctccctccatGCTTGTCTGCTTTGCTTCTCCTTGATCCCAAACCATCTTAACAATGCCGGCGGCGCCCAAAAGGTAGTTGCGTACGCCCATAATCTCCACCAATCGATATTAATAAAACCGTCTGATTGAGGTAAAGGCGACGCAGGGGAGAACGATTGAGTAGGAGGGGCGATAAGAGGTGCGGGGGCCACGTGTCGTTCAGGTCGAGTGAGGGTCTTATTTCGTTTGAGAGTGCCTCCTGGGCGGGATGTGGTTGGTTGACGGGAAGGTAACGGTCGTGATGAAGTGAATGGAAGTGGCACATCTTGTTTTGACGGCATTATGCGGGTTTAGAATAGTAGAAAGGAGTCCTCCTGGGACCATATGCGGGGTGAAAAACGTCGAAGAGTCTAGTAGGTGGTTGCCATGTCTTTGTCgtgaaggaaaagagaacgTGGGAGGGGTGGATATCGATGTGGTCTTGACTGGTATGATACAGCAGTTGTCAGAGTATGCTAATTGCGGCGGATGGGTATATATTGACAAAGAAGTGAAATGAAGAGTGTACAATCGTTATTTGAGCTGGGGAGAGACAGAAACTCGAAAACAAAGAACGACGAATATAGACGAATATACACGGACGCGCTCATTCAGGGTCACTTCTGATTAGCACAACGCGCCCATTTTTTCTAATTAAATTTAGACCCCGTTTCTAATCTATCGTGTTATTTTCAAGAGCAAAATCGCGATTTGACAGAATTTCTAATGATGCGGGCACTTTTGTAACTATTCGTGCAAGAATTTGTATTCGGCAATTTTTACACAACGCTTGAGTTGCAGTTTGTATAGGACTAATTAACGTAATTACGGGAAGACGCGTCACGTTACCCTTCACTCCACTCTCCAGTCATCCCTGCACTCCGTCCCCACTCTTCACTCAccatttcctcatctccgcATTTCCTCTCCACTCACACCGAACCACAGCCCTCCAAGATGCCAGAACCCCCACATACATCATCTCCAGCATCTAACCTTGACGACTCTGCAAGCGTCACAAACGCAGACAACCACCGTGACGTACTAGACACCATAGATCTCAACGACAACGACGGTTCTCCCATCGATCCGTGGAAAGCGTCTGAAGCGAGTACATCTGcaccttcaccttcccGCGGAACCTCCTATACTAGCGCAGCCTCTTTTTCCCACtcccattctccttcactGCAGAAACTGTCGGATGATACAACAAATCCGGAGGAGACGGGCCCTTCTGCCAATCTTGCCAGAACAGCTGCCACGACGTCCTTGCCGGTACATTGGGTCAATAACGGTGAGACACCGACAGTCTTGGGTATTGCGGTAGTGGATTTCAACCACTTGGTGAGTTCGTTTTCGTTATACCCTCATTCCCATAGTGCTATCGCTCAACTCTACTTTGCATATACTATGATTCCAGATCGGCCCCACGGTTGAATTCgctttccctccttccctaCAGAATGCTCTATCAGTTGATGAAAACCTATCGAAGGAGCTACCTTTCTTGGCTCTACCGGACGGCGCTCATCTAAGTGAAGAGGATTATTCTTACTTTGTACGTTTTcacccttccctttcccctACAAGTGTTCTCAGTGCTAATAGGGCATTGCAGCATTGCACATTCTCGCCCTCCACTCATAACTCCCAACAACATAATGCAGAGACCAATATCCCTACTAATCAAACTCTCTTTGGTATCTCGTACGtcatttcctccttttccttgttacttcccctctctcttcttcccccgtccctctcttcttctttctatAATCTATAATCTAATCTAATCTCCTCGATCCAATTGTCTGACActtgtccttttttctcttttttttttcattttcgGCTTTCTAGGTGCAATCGCCAACTCGCCTCCTCCGAGCTCCACCGTCGTCCCTCAGACGTTACCAGAAGCATGGTTCAAAAAGCCGTCATCGTTATCGCCAGCCACCCTATCTTTGTACGttcctcccccccccttccatctctccttctgcccCCCGAAAAGGCTAACTGCCCCTGCAGGGCCCGATAAGAGACAGACTAGGCGTCGTCACCCGCGCCTACTTCGCCCAACGCGATTTCGCCGAAACCAAGCTCTTGGAAGACTTCTATACCTCTCTTGAGACAGGCCTGGAAGGTAAAAGCGGAGAGGAAGCTATGTATATGGGTTAGTTTTTTCTTTCGCTTTTCGCTGCGTCATTCCTTTACTTTGTACGCTGTACGTTACTTTGCATTAGGAGTCGCGGTATGCGATGTTTTTCGTGCAAATACGCAGTGTACTTGTGCAATGTGCATAATGCGGTCGTACAACCTGCAGTCCACGCTTCACAATCCCGAAGAACAGAAAAAATAAACTGACgcttttgtttttgttgttggatTTGATCGACTACTTAGGAACAAGCTTGAGAGAATTAGTGCATAAATTCAGACATCGGACACTCGTTTTGCTCAAGATGCTTATGCTTCAAAAGCGCGTAAGTCCATGCCCTTATCTCCCCTCTCGTCCACCACTCCTTGTCCCTTTACTCTCCTCCTGCCCTGTTATACAGATCCCTTACCTCGACGCACCTTTCAACTCATTTTACCTACCTTGCCTTGTCTGCCATACATCTCTACCTCTATTCCTACCTTGCCCCCTTGTCTAACAGCTAGAATAAGCCCATTAACAAGTGAGATTTAGATCATGTTATTTGGTTATCCAGTGGAGAAACTTTGCACTTACCAGTACTCTCTTGTCTCTCTTATCCCTGGTACgttttcccctttttcccctcctcccttcctttcaTGCCCtatcctccaccccctccgcaagaagaagcaaacGTTCCAACTAATTTCATTGCTGAAAATTAACAGGACTCCTCTTAAATCTACGCGATTCTGGATCACCCGCCTTGGAACAAAAGAGGAGTAAAGTGAGACCAACATCTTTGAGAACGAGTGATAGAACGAGTTTGTTGCGGTTCATGGGTTTACGTatgtccttttcttttcctccaatCGGCGTAAACGGTGATTAACGCACCATCCCATCAAATGTCGTGTACAGCACTAAGAATATTTTCTCATGACGCATTCTTCCAACCATACATGCCTCTTCAACAGATGGATACGCTTGCTGCTAAAAGTTGGTTGGTCGGTACGACGAATCAGATCGTCACACAACAAAAGGAGTGTAGATATGATTTACTAGTCAATGTACGTTGTCCCTCTTCAGCTAATTCTGTATCCTTATCGCGAGGTTCAGACGAGGTTCAAGAGGTACCAAAGCCGAAAGAGCTAACGGGATTTTTTGCGAGATTAGATTGATAACAATACATTCACCTTCCCCAACCCGAAGCTTGAAAGGGTGGTAGGACTTACAGCGGCTGAtagaagatggatggatgatgtGGTGCAGACGGTTGAAGAGACTTGGGGTCTGGtacgtttttttttcctcatctctaCTCCTTCACGGCGTATAAAATGGTGAGCTGATTTAGGAACTTGGGTCCTCAGTCGGAAGGTGAACGTCCATCGTACGTACCACGTcattttattttattttttaaTCTCGAGTTCACCAAGAATTATAAGGAAGGCGAAAAAGCTGATTTTAGCTTTGCCAGGTATCGAggcagtgatgatgatcttcGAGCACGTTTTGAAGAGTACATTCTTTCAGCACTATCTTCTATCAAATACTCCAATTACCTCTCCCAAACAAATCCCAACCCTTCGCTTTTATCCACTTCTTCGCCAAACgcgccttcctcttcttccgtcagTACTCTCAGCATGGTGGACCGAGATCCCGACCAACAGGATTTAATGATGGCAGGATTAGGAGgaacgaaagaaggggCCGAGGCGATTAGGGATTTTGGAGAGGGGTGGGTGGGCGTATTTAGGGGGACAAAAGTTTACGAGATTTGGAATGAATCGACGGATGAGACGTTGTTTGATATCCATGAGCCTCGGTATGTCTTTctcattttttctttgccCAACGCAGACGTGGAGAGGAGTGCTAaatttcctttttttcccttccgGTGTATTTAGACATCCGTGTGAAGGGAAGGTAAACGTCGTTTCAGACTTGAGTCTGCGGATATCTGGTACGTCTTATGTATTTCATTTAATTATGAAGTGGTCTAACACTGACATGTTTCTGGATAATAACAGAAGGACTACACGACCTTCGCCTCGATGAGCAGCTCGGTCCGACCCGCGAAGCTTTATCTTccgctttctctgctgGTTCATCGTCCTTGTTCAGAGCGTTTGACGGTGTAAGGTCAGAGGTTTCAAACAGGTTACGCGAAAGAGATGAGGCAGCTGCGGCTGCACGAGCAAGGCAGTCAGTGAATAGCAATAATGACCCTACTGCAA from Cryptococcus neoformans var. neoformans B-3501A chromosome 7, whole genome shotgun sequence encodes:
- a CDS encoding hypothetical protein (HMMPfam hit to Cyt-b5, Cytochrome b5-like Heme/Steroid binding domain, score: 60.4, E(): 4.9e-15); translation: MPSKQDVPLPFTSSRPLPSRQPTTSRPGGTLKRNKTLTRPERHVAPAPLIAPPTQSFSPASPLPQSDGFINIDWWRLWAYATTFWAPPALLRWFGIKEKQSRQAWREKIALCWIAVLMGGVVGFVTMGLQRALCPADQQNQSMYQRLGDTNMTLSISGWAFNISTSITQSNVDFYSLANQMPGQDITDLFTRSVSDYPACTSSLAYASGAFCNSTSSSSNTSCVLSTMSQETFDGLQIQNTSLLEGYSWDQVAKLENYMVIDGYVLNMSPYLSSNPSAVEGDEVDSIIRHVLNNQTGSGKDATRLFFNRQVPQDAVGCMKARYVAGRIDKITPGCFVASLFLYVSLVVILAVVLARFAMASWGEKE
- a CDS encoding hypothetical protein (Match to ESTs gb|CF189913.1|CF189913, gb|CF189538.1|CF189538), which gives rise to MPEPPHTSSPASNLDDSASVTNADNHRDVLDTIDLNDNDGSPIDPWKASEASTSAPSPSRGTSYTSAASFSHSHSPSLQKLSDDTTNPEETGPSANLARTAATTSLPVHWVNNGETPTVLGIAVVDFNHLIGPTVEFAFPPSLQNALSVDENLSKELPFLALPDGAHLSEEDYSYFHCTFSPSTHNSQQHNAETNIPTNQTLFGISCNRQLASSELHRRPSDVTRSMVQKAVIVIASHPIFGPIRDRLGVVTRAYFAQRDFAETKLLEDFYTSLETGLEGKSGEEAMYMGTSLRELVHKFRHRTLVLLKMLMLQKRIMLFGYPVEKLCTYQYSLVSLIPGLLLNLRDSGSPALEQKRSKVRPTSLRTSDRTSLLRFMGLPLRIFSHDAFFQPYMPLQQMDTLAAKSWLVGTTNQIVTQQKECRYDLLVNIDNNTFTFPNPKLERVVGLTAADRRWMDDVVQTVEETWGLSEGERPSYVPRHFILFFNLEFTKNYKEGEKADFSFARYRGSDDDLRARFEEYILSALSSIKYSNYLSQTNPNPSLLSTSSPNAPSSSSVSTLSMVDRDPDQQDLMMAGLGGTKEGAEAIRDFGEGWVGVFRGTKVYEIWNESTDETLFDIHEPRHPCEGKVNVVSDLSLRISEGLHDLRLDEQLGPTREALSSAFSAGSSSLFRAFDGVRSEVSNRLRERDEAAAAARARQSVNSNNDPTASQTHTAFSSTTTTFTTNASSTQGQAQTQSVENIRATLGGIGSGIGGFFSSRISNFRNPSPTPTTPKGLRPMSLSSSASTGSLKGMTRLNTPERQGK